Below is a window of Carassius gibelio isolate Cgi1373 ecotype wild population from Czech Republic chromosome B23, carGib1.2-hapl.c, whole genome shotgun sequence DNA.
AAGTTAAGACCCATGGGAGACACCAAACCAaatccagataaaaaaaaaaactgatgagcagttctcacaaaaaaaaaaaaaaaaatggagcatTGCTGCCCCCTAGTGTACAAAACCCATTTATAAACAATGTCATTTTCTTTACTTCTCTTCAGGTATGAGGATGAGATCAACAAGCGGACAGAGTGTGAGAACGAGTTTGTGCTCATCAAGAAGGTTCGTAGATTGTCTTTTACTACTCACGACTACTTATAAACGCCTACTTTTATCTTTAATGATGTGATTGAATTATGTTTGCTTATCGTAGGATGTCGATGAGGCCTACTTGAATAAGGTTGAGCTGGAGGCCAAACTGGAAAGCCTCACTGATGAGATCAACTTCCTCAGGCAGATCTTTGAGGAGGTAAATTACAGCTAGAGATTCCCAACAAACATACCATTTATTTACTCATGACAAAACGCATTTTGATTATGTCGCGCTCTCTCGTTGTGAACTTGTAGGAGATCCGTGAGCTGCAGTCTCAgatcaaggacacctcagtcgttgTGGAGATGGACAACAGCAGGAATCTCGACATGGACGCCATCGTCGCCGAGGTCCGCGCTCAATACGAAGACATCGCTAACCGAAGCCGCGCTGAAGCCGAGATGTGGTACAAGTCCAAGGTGTGTAATCTTTTGAGTATCATGCAAACTGCAAGTCTTTAATATCTAGTTGTTCATTGAGTTGAGTGAGATATTAAATCGTGTTCTGTTTCTCAGTACGAAGAGATGCAGTCATCTGCAAACAAATACGGTGATGACCTTAGATCAACAAAAACAGAGATCGCTGATCTTAACCGCATGATTCAGAGACTGCAGTCCGAGATTGATGCCGTGAAAGGACAGGTATGCAACTATGTGGAATGTACAAATGTATTTAGTAAGGTAGCAGACATTAGGACTGAAACTAAGCACAAATATTTCTCGTTTCAATAGCGCGCCAATCTGGAGAACCAGATTGCTGAGGCAGAGGAACGTGGTGAGTTGGCCGTGAGAGATGCCAAGGCCCGCATTAAGGACCTGGAAGATGCCCTGCAGAGAGCCAAGCAGGACATGGCCCGCCAGATTAGAGAATATCAGGACCTGATGAACGTCAAACTCGCCCTGGACATTGAGATCGCCACATACAGGAAGCTCCTGGAGGGAGAGGAGGACAGGTGATGAAATGCATGCTAGCTGTGAAACCTAGTACTCTATTTTTTAGATAAAGTTCAGATTTCTCATTCTGCACAGGAGTCTCATTACTTCTTGTTCACTCTTTCCAACAGACTAGCAACTGGAATCAAGTCCATCAATATCTCAAAACAGAGCAGTAAGTTTGATTCTTTATTACAGAGATCCCTACTGAACAGTTAGCATGGGATGCTCTTGTATCATGGACATTTGGTGCTGATCTTTTCAGGGTTCTTTCTTCGCATGACTATATGAAATGCATGAGATTCTCCTCTCACTTCTTCATGTTTCTTTCCCCATAGCGAGCTATGGCGGTTATCCCATGGAAAGTGCAGGCAACGCCTTCAGCAACTACTCTAGTTATTCCAGCGGCTACGGTGGTGGATACGGTAGCGGCTACAGCTCTGGTGGTGGCTATAGCTCTGGCGCCGGCTACAGCTCTGGCGGCGGCTACAGCTCTGGCAGCGGCTATGGTGACACCATCTCTCAGACCAAGAAGAGCGTTGTGATCAAGATGATTGAGACCAAGGATGGCAAAGTTGTGTCAGAGTCCTCAGAGGTCGTCCAAGATTGAGCGAGTCCCCTTCCCCAATTCTGTCCTCTAAACCTCACGCCTCTTATGCATTCCTGACCTTCCCTCTCAACTCATAAGGCTGCGGCCGGTCTAAGGCACTAGACAGTTATGCAGTCATAAAccaggttgtaaaaaaaaaaaaaaacaattcacacTGACCAATTCCAGAGGGACCAAACACTCTCACTGCTCTTGTCGTGCCTTAATCCACATCACAAAAACCTCACGCCCTCAGGCCACTGCACAACAATACTGTCTTCAGATCTTACCTTGCACAACATGGCTACGTGTGTAGGCTGGACAATCCTCGATGTGCCACTAACATGAGCTAGCCATTTAGCTGAATTGCTCAACATGCTAAGAAACTGATTTCAACAGTAACTATGAAGGGTTATATTTGCGTTTATGCTAAATTACTAGCATGTTAGTGGTAGATCCACGTGGTTTGCCTATTTTGTAGGAACTCATTTCATTGTACTCTGGCAATTAAGAgtgtatcctgttttctgaggTGCTGTTTTTGCTACCAAAATAAAGTGTTTACCTAAAACtagtctttgtttttgttttgttaaataattAGCCTCTCTACAAAACCTACAACCTGCAAAGACATGTCAGAAAGCTAAGGGCTTTCTTATTGGAAGGTTAGTTAGCCTACTTGTGTAAAGTAATTAAAATCATAGTGGTTCAACTGGCAACAGATGTGGGGAAACCCTGGACAACTGCATCTGCGTGCCACCAATTTTTCAGTAAGTGCAGCAATGTCACCTCTTACTCATGCCTGATTTTGACTTTGTGCTGTCTGACTCAAACAGTGACTTGCTATTACAGTATATTTCCAGGAAAGGAGATAGGCCTACATCACCTACATTAACTAATTTAGGACTCTGGTGTACTACCTTaactattatataatatttaatataaaatatgtttatttattaatcagttaGCTTATTCAGCAGCAAAAGCTAATTCATGTGTATCAATGtaacataatataaattaatacgttttttgaaagacaatacagaccccaaactttaatGAATAATCTAACATCCTTCCGTGATCACACAGTGATTATGGTAACAAGTCtttatactgtataatgtatggcagttgagttcacAATCATCGAAGagtgaattaaataaaatgggGAATTCCGTCCTCACCAAATAAAGTGAGGAATTCAAGTGAAACTAAGCTTTGGGAAAACTGAAGCTTTCATTTCAACTGTATTGTAAAAGGGTTCATTACTCAATTATTTTGTGGACATCTGGTGGTCAGAAGGATGAATAGCACCTATTGCACCAAAGTGCACAAAAGTGCAGTTGTTATAGGTCTATGCTGGGATGAtaaggcattattattatttttttctttgtctttttcttttaggAGTTCGAAAAACATGGCAATAAACATACTACTACTCAACTAGCCAATACTACTTTGAAATTATCactattatttattgtattattatttattatattttattatcattttattataagaTCTTTGCTTATAAAATAAGTCAAAGGATTGGGAcatatgtttaaaataaacagaTCACATAttgtatttatgaatgtatttaatgtttattttacttaGTGCCAattataatcactaaaacaaTTACTAATCATAAAATAATTGACATAAAATACATTGCTTATTAAgaatcagaaagaaaaaaagaccacATCAAGGCACCAGATGTACCTGTTTATAtattttccaataaataaataagtaaagcaTAGATGACATGCTGTCTATTTTAGGACCATTTAGATATATTtagaaaagttattaaaaaactatattataaagaaaccaaaactagatcctagtgaactggcaaattacagacccatttcaaatcttccatttatgtttaaaattttagaaaaaaatgtgtctttaatttcagtcaggtttcagaccAGTGGTTCAGGAATCATCTAAATTATCAccagtaaagtatggagtgcaacaaggatccgtcctaggtcctctgctatttt
It encodes the following:
- the krt8 gene encoding keratin, type II cytoskeletal 8 → MSFAKKTSYSVKSSSSGSVPRSFSSMSYSGPSVSRQSYSVRSSYGGANRGMGAGMGGGGFISSSSAYGLGMGMGMGTGVTPIQAVTVNKSLLAPLNLEIDPNIQVVRNQEKEQIKTLNNRFASFIDKVRFLEQQNKMLETKWSLLQNQTATRSNIDAMFEAYINNLRRQLDSLGNDKMKLEADLHNMQGLVEDFKNKYEDEINKRTECENEFVLIKKDVDEAYLNKVELEAKLESLTDEINFLRQIFEEEIRELQSQIKDTSVVVEMDNSRNLDMDAIVAEVRAQYEDIANRSRAEAEMWYKSKYEEMQSSANKYGDDLRSTKTEIADLNRMIQRLQSEIDAVKGQRANLENQIAEAEERGELAVRDAKARIKDLEDALQRAKQDMARQIREYQDLMNVKLALDIEIATYRKLLEGEEDRLATGIKSINISKQSTSYGGYPMESAGNAFSNYSSYSSGYGGGYGSGYSSGGGYSSGAGYSSGGGYSSGSGYGDTISQTKKSVVIKMIETKDGKVVSESSEVVQD